Below is a genomic region from Sulfitobacter sp. OXR-159.
TTCGGACGAGCATGGGGTCGTGATGGACCCAAACGGCGCGTTGAAGGTCAACGACAAGCTGAAGCTGGTTCCGGGTCACTGCGATCCGACCGCCAACGTCCATGATTGGTATGTCGGTGTTCGCAACGGCAAGGTTGAGTGCCTCTGGCCAGTTTCGGCACGCGGTCACGCCTACTGATCTAGCGATGTAAGACAACTGCCCCATGTGTCTGCTTCCGGCGGGCACATGGGCGAACTGATTTGAAGCGTGTCAGAATACTCTTTTCCACCGCAACCTGCGACGCGACGTTCTCAAGCCATTGGCGAACCTCTCGGAGTCTTCTGAAACGAAATATTTGGAGAGAAACATGCTGATCGTACCTGAACGTGAGATCGCCAACCTAATGACTCGCGAGGCAGCTTTTGATGCTATCGAGAAAGTCTTTGCCGCAATGGCCTCCGGTGATGCCTACAACTTCCCTGTCGTACGCGAAGCGATTGGGCACGAAGATGCGCTTTACGGGTTCAAAGGCGGATTTGATCGCGCCGGGTTGAGCTTGGGATTGAAGGCCGGTGGATACTGGCCGAACAATCTTGAAAAACGCAACCTTATCAACCACCAGTCCACCGTATTCCTGTTTGACCCTGACACCGGCAAGGTCAAAGCGATGGTCGGGGGCAACTTGCTGACCGCGTTGCGTACGGCGGCGGCTTCGTCGGTTTCAATCAAACACTTGGCACGTGAAAACGCGACCGTCATCGGCATGGTAGGCGCAGGCCACCAAGCCACCTTCCAGCTACGGGCCGCATTGGAGCAGCGGAAGTTCGAGAAGGTGATCGGCTGGAACTACCACCCAGAGATGCTGCCCAATATCGAGAAAGTCGCGCATGAGGCGGGGGTTCCCTTTGAAGCCGTCGATCTGCCCGGCATGACCGAAGCCGACGTCATCATCTCGATCACCTCCGCCTTTTCACCGTCGTTGATGGCCGATCACGTCAGCCCCGGAACCCATATCGCCTGTATGGGCACCGACACCAAAGGCAAACAGGAGGTCGAAGCGGCCTTGCTGGCACGCGCCTCCGTGTTCACCGATGAGGTCGCCCAGTCCGTGAGCATCGGCGAGGCGCAACATGCCATTGCTGAAGGGCTTATCAAGGACACGGATGTTGCCCAGCTTGGCGCGGTCATCAATGGGACCAATCCGGGCCGCACGTCGGATCATCAAATCACACTGTTCGACGGGACCGGCGTGGGCCTTCAGGACCTCGCGGTGGCGGCCAAAGTCGTTGATTTGGCCGTTGAACAGGGCGTCGCAATCGACGTGGACTTCTAAGCCAAGACGCATTGAACTGGCCCAGAAACCTAAAGACTTTCTTTCAGCGCACAAACGGTAGGTTTCATGTTTTTGCCAATATCCCTGCTGTTTGTGGGGGCAGTTCTTGTGTTGAATGGTCTTTGGATGTCTGGGCGCATCTCGGATCGAGAGATTGTTGTCATCAACTTTGCCACAGCGGCAATTACCGCCACAGTCGCCGCTGTGTCACTCGTGCGCGCCACGACCGGGGATGAAGTCCGTTCTGTTGCCCTGACGCTGCTGTTCAGCGCGACCTACCTTTGGGTGGCGGTTAACCGGTTGAATGGCGCCGATGGCCGCGGTTTGGGATGGTTCAGCCTGTTTGTCTCTCTTTCCGTGTTGCCTCAGGCCTTTTTAGCCCTCGCCTCTGCGGCGAAATTCATTGATATCTGGCTGGGCATTTGCTGGCTTACTTGGTCGGGTCTTTGGTTCATGTAT
It encodes:
- the bhcD gene encoding iminosuccinate reductase BhcD encodes the protein MLIVPEREIANLMTREAAFDAIEKVFAAMASGDAYNFPVVREAIGHEDALYGFKGGFDRAGLSLGLKAGGYWPNNLEKRNLINHQSTVFLFDPDTGKVKAMVGGNLLTALRTAAASSVSIKHLARENATVIGMVGAGHQATFQLRAALEQRKFEKVIGWNYHPEMLPNIEKVAHEAGVPFEAVDLPGMTEADVIISITSAFSPSLMADHVSPGTHIACMGTDTKGKQEVEAALLARASVFTDEVAQSVSIGEAQHAIAEGLIKDTDVAQLGAVINGTNPGRTSDHQITLFDGTGVGLQDLAVAAKVVDLAVEQGVAIDVDF
- a CDS encoding AmiS/UreI family transporter, which gives rise to MFLPISLLFVGAVLVLNGLWMSGRISDREIVVINFATAAITATVAAVSLVRATTGDEVRSVALTLLFSATYLWVAVNRLNGADGRGLGWFSLFVSLSVLPQAFLALASAAKFIDIWLGICWLTWSGLWFMYFATLTMKKPVQDQTAVATLLSGVLTAWLPALFLMYGA